One bacterium genomic window, GGCGACTTCTGCTTTGCGGAGCCCGCCGTGTCCCGGCGGCCGGACCGGGCCGATCTATGCCCTCCCATGCGACCACTTCGTGATCGGGCGGGCGAGGAAGAAGAGCAGCACGCCGGCCGCCCCGCTGATGAAGATGAAGAGCACGAAGAACTCGTGCAGGTTCGTGATCTCGCGACCCAGGAAGACGGGAGCCGGACGTCCGGCCTCGGGATAGAACGAACTCAGCACCCCCGCGGCCTTGTTGGCGGCCGACGACGAGAGGTACCACACGCCCATCATCAGCGACGCGAACTTGGGCGGCGACAGGCGGCTGACCGCCGAGAGCCCGATGGGCGACAGGCAGAGCTCGCCGAAGGTGTGCAGCAGGTACAGGCTGATCAGCCACATCATGCTGACCTTCATCTCAGGACCGACGCCCCGCACCCCCAGGGCGATGACCAGGTAGCCGATGGCCATGAACACGAAGCCGAGGCTCATCTTCACGGGCGTGCTCGGGTCGAGGTTCACGCGGCCGAGGCGCGACCACAGCCAGGCGAAGACCGGCGCGAAGACGACGATCGCCACGGCGTTCACCGACTGGAACCAGCTGGCGGGCATGGTCCAGCCGAAGATCTCGCGGTCGGTCTGGCGGTCGGCGAAGACCGTCAGCGAGGCCCCGGCCTGCTCGAAGCAGGCCCAGAAGAAGATGACGAAGAAGCTGAGGATGAAGATGACCGCGACCCGCTCCTTGTCCTCGCGCGTCAGCGGGACGTCGTGGCCGTGGTCGGCGCCGGCCTTGCGTTCGCGCGGCGGCAGGCCCAGGGCGTTCCCGTCGGCGTCGACGATGTGCCGGTCCTTGAAGACCTGGAAGACGATCGTGCCGACGAACATGCCGATGGCCGCCGACAGGAAGCCCCACTGGAAGTCCTCGGGCCGGCCGGTGTCCCCCAGCCCGCCGGCCACGAGCGGCGCCAGGAAGGCCCCGATGTTCACCCCCATGTAGAAGACGGTGAAGGCCGAGTCCTTGCGCTTGTCGTCGGGCGCGTAGAGGGAGCCCACCATGGAGGCGATGTTGGCCTTGAACAGCCCCGTCCCCACGACGAGCACGCCCAGCCCCGCCCACAGCAGCGGATGCGAGACGGCGGTGTCGGCGTAGAACCGCGCCGAGAGGAACATGAGGAACTGGCCGACGCCCATGACCACGCCACCGACGAGGATCGAGCGGCGGTTGCCCCACCAGCGGTCGGCGATGTAGCCGCCCGCCAGGGGCATCAGGTAGGCCAGGCCCGTGAAGTTGCCGTAGACGGTGCTCGCCTTGGCCACGTCGAACAGCAGGGCCCGGGTCATGTAGAGCACGAGGATGGCGCGCATGCCGTAGTAGCTGAAGCGCTCCCACATCTCGGTATAGAAAAGGACGTAAAGGCCCTTGGGGTGCCCCTGGGTCATGTCGTCTCCCTGTCGGATCGGGGGTGGGCGGTGGGGGGGATTCGGCTGCGCGATTCTAGCAGCCCGCGGCCGTCCGGGCAAGATTCGCGACGATTTCGCGTGACTTTCCGGGTGCGGAAGTTGTCTAATGGCCGTTCGGAGGGGTACCGACAATGACAGCCGCCGTCCCATCCCCCGGGACGGCCGTGGAGGAATCATGAACAACCGCATCCCGCGCATCGCGCTCGTCGCGATCGTGCTGGCCTGTCTCGGCGCCATGTCCGCCTGCGACAAGGCCCAGGAGACCCTGAAGTCGACCGACCTGGGTGCCGCCGGCGACGTCGGCAAGCTGCTGTCCAAGGCCGCCGAGGCCTTCGGCGGCATCACCGACGTGGAGAGCGCCAAGGCCGCCCTGCCGCAGCTGAAGGGTCTGGACGGCGACCTCGGCCAGCTGGTCGAGAAGTTCGCCGCCATGGATCCGGCCAAGAAGGAGAAGCTGCTCGGTGCGGTCTCTTCGGCCCGGCCCCAGCTCGAAAAGGCCATGGCGCGGATCGAGAACATGGCGGGCGTCGGCGAGATCGTCGGCCCGACCCTGTCCTCGTTCCGTGCGAAACTGGAGCAGCTGCACTGAGAACCACCGGTCCCGCGGGACCACGAAAGGAAACCGTCATGAGCTACAAGATCACCGACATCGAGGGCATCGGCCCCGCCTACGCCGAGAAGCTGGGCACCGCCGGCATCAAGACCACCGACCACCTGCTGGACCAGTGCGCCACGCCGGCCGGCCGCAAGTCGGTCGCCGCGACCACGGGTGTCGGCGAGTCCACCCTGCTGAAGTGGACCAACATGGCCGACCTGATGCGGATCTCCGGCATCGGGCCCCAGTACTCCGAGCTGCTCGAGGGCGCCGGCGTCGACACCGTCAAGGAGCTCCGCAACCGCAACGCCGAGAACCTCGCCGCCGCCATGGCGAAGGTGAACGACGAGAAGAACCTCGCCCGGGTCTCGCCGCCGGCCGCGACCGTCGCCAAGTGGGTCGACGCCGCCAAGAAGACCGACCCGCGCATCACCTACTGATCGTCGCCCCCTCCGACGCCCCCGACGCCCCGCCATCGGCGGGGCGTCGTGCTTTCCGGACCGCACGGCCCGCGACGATTCCCCTTGAATATCCGGCCCGATGCGGGTGTACTCGCTGCGAAATCCCTGCGTCGCCCCCGAGCGGGCGTCATCCCAACCGGAAGGAATTCCCGTGAAGCATCGCATTCTGCTCAGCGCCGCCCTGCTGATCGCCCTCGTCGCCGCGGCGCCGACCTTCGCCATGGACAAGGACGAGCTCGTCGCCAAGAGCATCGAGGCCCAGGGCGGAGCCGACAAGCTCCAGGCCGTCAAGAGCATGACCGCCACCGGCAAGGCCATGGCCCAGGGGATGGAGTTCCCCTTCAACATGCGCCAGGTGCGCCCGAACCTGATGCGGCTGGACATCGACGTCATGGGCATGAAGATGGTCCAGGCCTACGACGGCACCCAGGGCTGGACGATCAACCCCATGACCGGCAGCCAGGACGCCCAGCCCATGGGCGAGCTCGAGAACAAGAGCTTCAAGCTGCAGTCGGATATGGACGGCCTGCTGCTCGGCGCCGACAGGAAGGGCTACGAGGTCACCTTCGTGGGCGAGGCCGACGTCGAGGGCACGCCCGCCTACCAGCTGAAGATCGACACCGGGGAAGGCATCGTCATCGACATGTTCATCGACCAGGAGTACTTCCTGACGATCAAGCAGTCGGCGACCATCGACTGGGACGGCAAGGTCGTCTCGCAGGACACCTACATGTCCGACTTCCAGGAGGTGAACGGCATGGTGATCCCGTTCTCCATCGAGACCCGCATGGGCGCGCAGGTCGTCAGCCAGATCGTCCTGGACACCGTCGAGCACGACACCGAGATCGATCCGTCCATCTTCGCCATGCCGGCCGCCGCCCCCGCGGCGCCCGCGACGCCCGAGGGCCAGTAGGAAAGAGGAATGACCATGCGAGCCACCGTCCTGATCCTGGGACTGGTGCTGGTGACGGGCGCCTTCGGGGCGCCCGTTTCCGCGCCGGCCACCACCGCCGACACCGCCGTCGCCGCCGCCGCCGCGGCGGCGGGCTTTCCCGTCGGCCCCCACGTCTTCGGCGCCCTGCGCGCCCGCGAGCTCGGCCCCGCCATCATGAGCGGCCGCATCAGCGCGCTCGATGTGTGCGACGCCGATCCGCGCCTGATGTACGTCGGCGCGGCCGGCGGCGGCGTGTGGCGCAGCCGCAACGCCGGCGCCACCTTCGAAGCGGTCTTCGACGACCACGCGCAGAGCATCGGCTGCGTGACCATCGACCAGGCCCGGCCCGACACCGTGTGGGTCGGCACCGGCGAGACCTGGGTGCGCAACAGCGTGGGCACCGGCGACGGCCTGTACCGCACCGTCGACGGCGGCCGCGAGTGGCAGCACGTGGGCTTCGCCGACAGCGAGCGCATCGCCGGGGTGATCATCCACCCCGACGACCCGGCCACCGTCTGGGTCGCGGTTCTCGGGCACCTCTGGGACGACCACCCGACGCGCGGCGTGTACCGCACCACCGACTTCGGCGCCACCTGGGAGCAGGTGCTCGCCGGCGACCCCCGCACCGGCTGCAACGACCTGGCCATCGACCCGCAGGATCCGGACATCCTCTACGCCGCCATGTGGGAATTCCGCCGCGACCCGGCCTCGTTCCACAGCGGCGGACCGGGCAGCGGGCTCTTCAAGAGCATGGACGGCGGCACCACCTGGCGGCCCGTCCGCGACGGACTGCCCGCCGGCGACCTGGGCCGCATCGCCGTGGCCGTGATGCCGTCGCGGCCGAGCGTGCTCTACGCCGCGGTCGAGGCGGAGAAGTCCGGCTTCTACCGCTCGGACGACCTGGGCGAGAGCTGGCACCTGACCACCGACCAGAAGGTCATCACCGGCCGGCCGTTCTACTTCGGCCACCTGGTGCCCGATCCGGTCGACCACGAGCGCATCTACAAGATGAACACCTTCGTGGTGTCGAGCCGTGACGGCGGCCGGCTCTTCGGCGGCATCGGCGGCTGGGTGCACGCCGACGGCCACGCCATGTGGATCAACCCGCGCGACCCGCAGCACATCGTCCTGGGCACCGACGGCGGCCTGTACATCAGCCACAACCGCGGCGACGGCTTCCGCCACGTGCCCAACCTGCCGATCAGCCAGTTCTACCACGTGTCCGTCGACGACCGGGAACCCTTCCGGGTCTACGGCGGCCTGCAGGACAACGGGTCGTGGTACGCGCCGAGCCGTTCCCCGAGCGGCATCGAGAATCGCGACTGGGAGAACCTCGGCGGCGGCGACGGCTTCGCCGTGGTGGTCGACCGCGGCGATCCGGACCTCGTCTACTGGGAATGGCAGGGCGGCAACGTCAACCGGCACGACCTGCGCACGGGCGAGGACAAGGACATCAGGCCCCAGCCGCGCCCGGACGGCCCCGAACTGCGCTTCAACTGGAACACGCCCATCGCCACCAGCCCCACCGACCCGACGCGGCTGTACGTGGGCTCCCAGTTCCTGCACCGCAGCGCCGACCGCGGCGAGACCTGGGACGTGATCTCCCCCGACCTGACGACCGACGACCCGGACCTGCAGCGCCAGGCCGAGTCCGGCGGTCTGACCGTGGACAACACGACGGCCGAGAACCACTGCACGATCTTCGCCGTCGCGGAGTCGCCCCTGGACAGGGCCGTCATCTGGGTCGGCACCGACGACGGGCGCCTGCAGGTCACGACCGACGACGGTGCCCGCTGGC contains:
- a CDS encoding peptide MFS transporter, producing MTQGHPKGLYVLFYTEMWERFSYYGMRAILVLYMTRALLFDVAKASTVYGNFTGLAYLMPLAGGYIADRWWGNRRSILVGGVVMGVGQFLMFLSARFYADTAVSHPLLWAGLGVLVVGTGLFKANIASMVGSLYAPDDKRKDSAFTVFYMGVNIGAFLAPLVAGGLGDTGRPEDFQWGFLSAAIGMFVGTIVFQVFKDRHIVDADGNALGLPPRERKAGADHGHDVPLTREDKERVAVIFILSFFVIFFWACFEQAGASLTVFADRQTDREIFGWTMPASWFQSVNAVAIVVFAPVFAWLWSRLGRVNLDPSTPVKMSLGFVFMAIGYLVIALGVRGVGPEMKVSMMWLISLYLLHTFGELCLSPIGLSAVSRLSPPKFASLMMGVWYLSSSAANKAAGVLSSFYPEAGRPAPVFLGREITNLHEFFVLFIFISGAAGVLLFFLARPITKWSHGRA
- a CDS encoding DUF4332 domain-containing protein encodes the protein MSYKITDIEGIGPAYAEKLGTAGIKTTDHLLDQCATPAGRKSVAATTGVGESTLLKWTNMADLMRISGIGPQYSELLEGAGVDTVKELRNRNAENLAAAMAKVNDEKNLARVSPPAATVAKWVDAAKKTDPRITY
- a CDS encoding glycosyl hydrolase → MRATVLILGLVLVTGAFGAPVSAPATTADTAVAAAAAAAGFPVGPHVFGALRARELGPAIMSGRISALDVCDADPRLMYVGAAGGGVWRSRNAGATFEAVFDDHAQSIGCVTIDQARPDTVWVGTGETWVRNSVGTGDGLYRTVDGGREWQHVGFADSERIAGVIIHPDDPATVWVAVLGHLWDDHPTRGVYRTTDFGATWEQVLAGDPRTGCNDLAIDPQDPDILYAAMWEFRRDPASFHSGGPGSGLFKSMDGGTTWRPVRDGLPAGDLGRIAVAVMPSRPSVLYAAVEAEKSGFYRSDDLGESWHLTTDQKVITGRPFYFGHLVPDPVDHERIYKMNTFVVSSRDGGRLFGGIGGWVHADGHAMWINPRDPQHIVLGTDGGLYISHNRGDGFRHVPNLPISQFYHVSVDDREPFRVYGGLQDNGSWYAPSRSPSGIENRDWENLGGGDGFAVVVDRGDPDLVYWEWQGGNVNRHDLRTGEDKDIRPQPRPDGPELRFNWNTPIATSPTDPTRLYVGSQFLHRSADRGETWDVISPDLTTDDPDLQRQAESGGLTVDNTTAENHCTIFAVAESPLDRAVIWVGTDDGRLQVTTDDGARWRDVSGALPDVPRGTWISSVEPSRHAADEAFVTCDGHRRGDMRPHVLRTADGGRTWTRLDSPDVVGHAHVIRQDPVNADLLYLGTEQGLYISLDRGRNWARFTEGVPPVSVRDLALQERDNALVIGTHGRGVLVIDDLGPLRELTPAVLAAPVTVLASRPAVLRIPQGRSFSPGDTHYAAGNPTSAAVIRYYLQKRHMFGEMKLEIFAPDGELLKTLPGSKRKGLNVVTWSPRLKPPKVAPSPTLDPATSYAGAVGPAAPEGRYTWRLTKGKETYEGFVDVGYDPDYPHDAAARAAQQRAVQKAYDMLARLAYVAEAATGLRDDARARVADRGEKDKLARRLRGFADDVDRFHGTLMVTEEVQGISGKRKLREDVVRLYAAISGYGGAPSADQAARLDDFGRLIADADRRFADLCGDRLADLNERLAKADLAPLAVLSAEEFAARDE